From the genome of Mastomys coucha isolate ucsf_1 unplaced genomic scaffold, UCSF_Mcou_1 pScaffold6, whole genome shotgun sequence, one region includes:
- the Fndc4 gene encoding fibronectin type III domain-containing protein 4, with protein sequence MPLAPPANSVETMASLMPLSPYLSPTVLLLVSCDLGFVRADRPPSPVNVTVTHLRANSATVSWDVPEGNIVIGYSISQQRQNGPGQRVIREVNTTTRACALWGLAEDSDYTVQVRSIGLRGESPPGPRVHFRTLKGSDRLPSNSSSPGDITVEGLDGERPLQTGEVVIIVVVLLMWAAVIGLFCRQYDIIKDNDSNNNPKEKGKGPEQSPQGRPVGTRQKKSPSINTIDV encoded by the exons ATGCCTCTGGCCCCTCCAGCGAACTCGGTGGAAACCATGGCTTCTTTGATGCCTCTTTCCCCATATCTGAGTCCCACGGTCCTCCTGCTAGTCAGCTGTGACCTGGGTTTTGTGCGAGCAG ACCGACCTCCCTCTCCTGTGAATGTGACGGTCACTCATCTCAGAGCCAACTCGGCCACTGTGTCCTGGGACGTCCCAGAAGGCAACATCGTCATTGGCTACTCCATTTCCCAGCAA CGACAGAATGGCCCCGGGCAGCGTGTAATCAGAGAGGTGAACACCACCACTAGGGCCTGTGCTCTTTGGGGCCTGGCTGAAGACAGTGACTACACCGTGCAGGTCAGGAGCATCGGCCTCCGGGGAGAGAGCCCCCCAGGGCCCCGTGTGCACTTCCGCACTCTCAAGGGTTCAGACAGACTGCCCTCCAATAGCTCCAGCCCAG GTGATATTACAGTGGAGGGTCTGGATGGAGAGCGGCCATTGCAGACAGGGGAAGTCGTCATCATTGTAGTGGTATTGCTCATGTGGGCTG CTGTAATCGGGCTATTCTGCCGCCAGTATGACATCATCAAGGACAACGACTCCAACAACAACCccaaggagaaggggaaggggccTGAACAGAGTCCTCAGGGAAGGCCAGTGGGGACAAGACAG AAAAAGTCTCCATCCATCAACACCATTGATGTTTGA